A part of Rhinatrema bivittatum chromosome 16, aRhiBiv1.1, whole genome shotgun sequence genomic DNA contains:
- the LOC115078880 gene encoding epidermal differentiation-specific protein-like: protein MSSIVVYQYPNFQGKSQRFTTHVEDLKKTEFGCLAGSAQVTGQPWLAYQNPYMMDFVKLLEEGDYPDLSALQVRALRFIVENLENPHLLLFEKDYFEGRCVALTQATKLADVQFDKRARSHYVRSGAWLLYDSESKNGRCLLATAGECKNYEGLNFHDKLSYAVPMKAGNSMRSYSLA, encoded by the coding sequence ATGAGCAGTATCGTTGTGTACCAGTACCCCAATTTCCAGGGCAAGAGTCAGCGCTTCACCACGCACGTCGAGGATCTGAAGAAAACAGAGTTTGGGTGCCTGGCGGGCTCTGCCCAGGTCACCGGGCAGCCATGGCTGGCCTACCAGAATCCCtacatgatggactttgtcaagcTCTTGGAAGAGGGGGACTACCCGGACCTGAGCGCACTGCAGGTCCGGGCCCTGCGCTTCATCGTGGAGAACCTGGAGAATCCCCACCTTCTGCTCTTCGAGAAGGACTACTTTGAAGGAAGGTGTGTGGCACTCACCCAAGCAACCAAGCTGGCCGACGTCCAGTTCGATAAGCGGGCCCGCTCTCATTACGTCAGGAGCGGAGCCTGGCTCCTGTATGACAGTGAATCCAAGAACGGGAGGTGCCTTCTGGCCACAGCTGGGGAGTGCAAGAACTATGAGGGCTTAAACTTCCACGACAAGCTCTCTTATGCGGTGCCCATGAAGGCCGGAAACTCCATGAGATCCTACTCGCTGGCCTGA